In a single window of the Nitrospirota bacterium genome:
- a CDS encoding DUF932 domain-containing protein yields MSLLVHRGGQIVTRDDLALVPVPEATDSYIPVPHNNLADTLSTIGRDILKGFTLSNEQYALARDGQQMFGVLAFRNDHTELGLSIGFRNSYDKSMAIGIAIGAQVFVCDNLALTGDITIMRKHTANVWQGLEDAAISTLYRSQQNFRKIVEDSETMKGRMIDNTEAFKMIGLMFGHGILTPRQLPVVKKEWLTPSYDDFRPRTMWSFYNACTEALKSCPPIVIMEKHISLHAAITEN; encoded by the coding sequence ATGTCATTACTTGTTCACAGAGGAGGACAGATCGTAACAAGGGACGATCTTGCACTTGTCCCGGTACCAGAGGCCACGGACAGTTATATCCCGGTGCCTCACAACAACCTTGCGGATACGCTTTCGACCATCGGAAGAGATATTCTCAAAGGCTTCACGCTCTCAAATGAGCAGTATGCCCTTGCGAGGGACGGGCAGCAGATGTTCGGAGTCCTGGCATTCAGGAACGACCATACAGAGCTTGGGCTCTCCATAGGATTCAGGAATTCCTATGACAAGAGCATGGCAATTGGTATTGCCATCGGCGCACAGGTATTCGTTTGCGATAACCTTGCCCTTACAGGAGACATCACGATCATGCGAAAGCATACCGCGAACGTCTGGCAGGGACTTGAAGACGCAGCAATTTCGACGCTGTACCGGAGCCAGCAGAATTTCCGGAAGATCGTCGAGGATTCAGAGACCATGAAGGGAAGGATGATCGACAACACCGAGGCTTTCAAGATGATAGGTCTGATGTTCGGACACGGTATCCTTACACCTCGACAGTTGCCGGTCGTAAAGAAGGAATGGCTCACGCCCTCCTATGACGATTTCAGACCCCGGACAATGTGGAGCTTTTACAACGCCTGCACCGAGGCATTGAAATCCTGCCCGCCGATCGTGATTATGGAGAAGCATATATCGCTTCATGCCGCGATCACAGAAAACTGA
- a CDS encoding sigma 54-interacting transcriptional regulator, whose translation MINKVLFAWIGKTDLRASLGELGDGLGPIGQAVSKRSFSCIALISNYKKEEEKHFIDWLKTKTSALVLRHHVELSSPTDFKEIYESATNTINEVKMRLGSKEMQPTYHLSPGTPAMAAVWILLSKTSHPAELIESSQEKGVKTVSLPFEISADYVPDILKPADDEILKLTQGLPPESPEFGAIIHRCKEMKRVIAQARRLAVHDVPVLIQGESGTGKELFARAIHTTSPRMANPFVAVNCGSIPPELVESEFFGHTKGGFTGAISDRKGYFSAADGGTLFLDEIGELPLPAQVKLLRAIQEGMITKVGSSKTESINVRIIAATNRNLIEEVASGRFREDLFHRIAVGVLYLPPLRDRHGDLNPAIEHILESINRKFEDRPGWKHKNISAGARNLMHQHPWPGNVRELYNTLSRAAILIAGETIETDDIREALFPVSSSQNNQEKMLNRNLGNGFSLPDMLSDVARHYLKRAVVESKGNKTKIASLLGLSNYQTASNWLKKYGIEE comes from the coding sequence ATGATTAATAAAGTCTTATTTGCTTGGATAGGCAAAACCGACCTGCGAGCCTCGCTGGGGGAACTGGGGGATGGGCTTGGACCAATCGGCCAGGCTGTCAGCAAGCGCTCTTTTTCCTGTATTGCCCTTATCTCAAATTACAAAAAGGAAGAAGAAAAGCATTTTATAGATTGGCTTAAAACGAAGACATCTGCTCTTGTCCTTAGACATCATGTGGAATTATCCAGCCCTACAGACTTTAAAGAGATTTACGAGTCTGCTACAAATACTATAAATGAAGTAAAAATGAGACTCGGGTCAAAAGAAATGCAGCCAACTTATCACCTAAGCCCCGGCACACCAGCTATGGCTGCGGTATGGATACTTCTCTCAAAGACATCACACCCCGCTGAACTTATAGAATCTTCACAGGAGAAGGGAGTAAAGACCGTATCCCTACCTTTCGAGATATCGGCTGATTATGTTCCCGATATTCTGAAGCCCGCTGACGATGAAATTCTTAAGCTTACCCAAGGCCTACCTCCTGAGTCTCCTGAGTTTGGGGCAATCATTCATCGCTGCAAAGAGATGAAGCGAGTTATCGCTCAAGCACGAAGGCTTGCTGTCCATGATGTCCCTGTTCTTATACAGGGAGAATCCGGCACTGGCAAGGAGCTTTTCGCTCGTGCTATTCATACGACAAGTCCAAGGATGGCTAATCCCTTTGTTGCAGTCAACTGTGGATCAATACCGCCTGAGCTCGTAGAGTCTGAGTTTTTTGGTCACACAAAAGGTGGCTTTACGGGGGCGATTTCCGATAGGAAGGGCTATTTTTCTGCCGCTGATGGAGGCACCCTTTTCCTTGATGAAATCGGAGAGTTGCCCCTTCCTGCACAGGTAAAGCTTTTGAGAGCAATACAAGAAGGCATGATCACTAAGGTCGGCTCCAGTAAGACGGAGTCTATTAATGTAAGAATCATCGCAGCGACCAACCGAAACCTTATAGAAGAGGTTGCATCAGGGAGATTCAGGGAAGACTTATTTCACCGTATTGCCGTTGGCGTACTGTATCTACCGCCACTTAGAGACCGTCACGGAGATCTTAACCCAGCTATCGAGCACATCCTTGAAAGTATTAACCGAAAGTTCGAGGATAGGCCAGGCTGGAAACATAAGAATATTTCTGCAGGCGCAAGAAATCTTATGCACCAACACCCTTGGCCAGGCAATGTCAGGGAACTCTATAATACTCTTTCGCGGGCTGCTATCCTGATCGCAGGTGAGACAATAGAAACTGACGATATCCGTGAGGCATTATTCCCTGTGAGCAGTTCTCAAAATAACCAAGAAAAAATGCTAAATCGCAATCTGGGCAACGGTTTCAGCCTGCCTGACATGCTTTCAGATGTGGCGCGTCACTATTTGAAAAGAGCGGTTGTGGAAAGCAAAGGAAATAAGACAAAGATTGCCTCGCTGTTAGGCTTATCAAACTACCAGACGGCAAGTAACTGGTTAAAGAAATATGGGATCGAGGAGTGA
- the radC gene encoding DNA repair protein RadC codes for MPKVLLENSRTTHFKVIKAVYEKLTIQEGTEQYVSKIISDAQTVFSLFSFLQQETKEHFIALHLDVKNRILCIDRVSAGTMTGSLIHPREVFKTALLSSAASLLLIHNHPSGDPTPSRDDISITENLKGAGEIIGIAVLDHVIIGDGYVSLKEKGYL; via the coding sequence ATGCCGAAAGTTCTTTTAGAAAACAGCCGCACTACACACTTCAAAGTAATCAAGGCAGTCTATGAAAAACTGACCATCCAGGAGGGAACTGAGCAATACGTTTCAAAAATCATCAGTGATGCTCAAACAGTTTTTAGCCTGTTCAGTTTTTTGCAACAGGAGACAAAGGAGCACTTTATTGCTCTGCATTTGGACGTAAAAAACAGAATACTCTGCATAGACAGGGTATCAGCAGGGACCATGACCGGCTCTCTTATCCATCCAAGGGAAGTATTCAAAACCGCATTGCTCTCTTCAGCAGCTTCCTTGTTGCTGATTCACAACCACCCATCAGGAGATCCGACACCAAGCCGCGATGATATTTCGATAACTGAAAACCTCAAAGGGGCCGGAGAGATTATCGGGATTGCAGTATTGGACCACGTGATCATAGGAGATGGCTATGTATCACTCAAAGAAAAGGGATATCTATAA
- a CDS encoding type IV secretion system DNA-binding domain-containing protein — MAEITFFAKTNFRNEQKKFGIKQDDRRRHMYIIGKTGMGKTNLLETMAIQDIRKGHGVAYIDPHGDTAEKLLKAIPSSRINDVIYFNPSDQDYPIAFNPMENIGPEMRHLTASGLIGVFKKIWHDSWGPRLEDTLRNTLLALLETSNSTLLGVQRMLRDEAFRKQVASELEDPVVRAFWQKTFDKWNDRYREEAIAPVQNKVGQFLSSHLIRNIFGQPKSSFNVREIMDSQKILIMNLSKGRIGEDNSALLGAMMITKIQLAAMGRVDTPEEERKDFYVYTDEFQNFATESFANILSEARKYRLNLILANQYIEQVEDKVKNAIFGNCGTIISFRVGAEDAERLEKELGTFVEDDFCNLPKYHVYLRLMIDGIAGNAFSAITLPPDSLRDTEKNAATIIRVSRERYATKRSILEEKIRKCNL; from the coding sequence ATGGCAGAAATTACCTTTTTTGCAAAAACAAACTTCAGAAACGAGCAAAAGAAGTTCGGCATTAAGCAGGATGACAGGAGAAGGCATATGTATATTATCGGCAAAACAGGCATGGGAAAGACGAATCTTTTAGAGACTATGGCCATTCAGGATATCAGGAAAGGCCATGGGGTGGCTTATATTGATCCTCATGGGGATACTGCCGAAAAACTGTTAAAAGCAATTCCATCAAGCCGAATCAATGACGTTATTTACTTCAATCCTTCCGATCAGGACTATCCGATAGCCTTTAATCCTATGGAGAACATCGGCCCTGAAATGAGACATTTGACCGCTTCAGGCCTTATCGGAGTTTTTAAGAAGATCTGGCATGACAGCTGGGGACCACGACTGGAAGATACCTTACGCAACACTCTCCTGGCCTTGCTGGAGACATCCAATTCCACTCTTTTGGGAGTTCAGCGCATGTTGCGGGACGAAGCTTTCAGAAAACAGGTCGCCTCAGAGCTTGAAGATCCGGTAGTCAGAGCCTTTTGGCAGAAAACCTTTGACAAGTGGAATGATCGTTATCGTGAGGAAGCGATAGCACCAGTCCAGAACAAGGTCGGACAGTTCCTGTCCAGCCACCTAATCAGGAATATCTTCGGCCAACCAAAGAGCTCCTTTAATGTGAGAGAGATTATGGACAGCCAGAAAATACTGATAATGAATCTCTCCAAAGGAAGGATCGGGGAAGACAATTCAGCCCTGCTCGGGGCGATGATGATAACGAAAATACAGTTGGCAGCCATGGGGAGAGTGGATACTCCGGAAGAAGAGCGAAAAGACTTCTATGTGTATACTGACGAATTTCAAAACTTTGCGACTGAATCCTTTGCCAATATCTTAAGTGAGGCCAGGAAATACCGGCTGAATCTTATTCTGGCAAATCAGTACATCGAGCAGGTCGAGGATAAAGTGAAAAATGCCATATTCGGCAATTGTGGAACGATTATCTCTTTCAGGGTAGGGGCAGAGGATGCAGAACGGTTGGAAAAGGAACTGGGGACTTTCGTAGAAGACGACTTCTGTAACTTGCCCAAATATCATGTCTATCTCAGACTGATGATCGATGGAATCGCAGGGAATGCTTTTTCGGCAATAACGCTGCCCCCGGATAGCCTGCGAGATACTGAGAAGAATGCTGCAACCATTATCAGGGTATCAAGGGAACGATATGCGACGAAACGGAGTATCTTGGAGGAGAAGATCAGGAAATGTAACCTCTAA
- a CDS encoding DEAD/DEAH box helicase family protein, with the protein MNEKETCKQIIEPALQNAGWDLEAQLRIGPGRVNLTGETLTSMYDETQAIIADYLLRYRGIPLAILEAKAKSEDAADGMQQASRYAHRLLIRFSLASNGHHWILTDNDTGKYETLTTPPTPEDIVGRMGVNIDWDRWASSFIAGLHVDQVSRKKVRPYQEMAIAKTLWQFAQGNPRALLLMATGTGKTFTVFQLIWKMLNSNALKRQHILFLTDRNSLKDQAYRAFAAFSADERVTIDKETISQGQHLVGKIFFANYQNLDEELNGKKLYEYYDQDFFDLVVIDECHRSGFGDWFGVLEHFSGALQLGLTATPRELEEASRPLTAEEKRRDTYDYFGEPIYIYSLKQAIEDGYLVPYLLEERITNVDEAGYTGPDGKHYTTANFERDIRMPDRTKAIAEDLWEISGKYGLRDDKTIIFCVDDTHAAFMAQELRRLSGDNDYAARITRAERNSHQLERNFAIVGPSNPRVAVTVDLLTTGYDAPDVKNIVFARPLRSSILYKQMKGRGTRLCEDINKRYFTIFDYSGASQLEDAEFDGHPANQQKGTLPKSKPKKKSEDSAPKPVGEGVSVIISATNRYICLADGRKIPFEEYTEQSREFILDVSTKSIDELLSIWIDKKSRQELREELRDHDIYPSAFRHYLELPQTDDVDILAKIGFDLVRVPTRHQRVDRFWQKDKAWLLSHFGMALPKTAEIIPFPKPNPVSLPLAAEAPAIYKTDGQHKLEFWETALDHYALFGIDDLEQARTYGAPQFVDQFGSFQSLTRHYGGAQLLKTDLEAVKKHLYVPMKA; encoded by the coding sequence ATGAATGAAAAAGAGACGTGCAAGCAGATAATTGAACCGGCACTGCAGAATGCTGGCTGGGATTTAGAAGCACAGCTACGCATAGGTCCGGGTCGCGTCAATCTCACTGGCGAAACACTTACTTCAATGTACGATGAGACGCAGGCAATTATTGCAGACTATCTCCTTCGATATCGTGGTATCCCTCTCGCCATTTTGGAAGCTAAGGCAAAGTCTGAAGACGCGGCCGACGGCATGCAACAGGCATCACGCTACGCGCACCGCTTATTAATTCGTTTCTCGCTTGCCTCTAACGGACATCATTGGATTCTTACTGATAACGATACCGGAAAATACGAAACGCTAACAACCCCACCTACACCTGAAGACATAGTTGGGCGAATGGGTGTCAACATAGACTGGGACCGGTGGGCAAGTTCCTTTATTGCTGGCCTTCATGTTGACCAGGTTTCTCGCAAAAAGGTCCGCCCATATCAGGAAATGGCGATTGCAAAAACACTATGGCAATTTGCGCAGGGCAATCCACGTGCCCTTTTGTTGATGGCAACAGGCACAGGCAAGACATTCACTGTATTTCAGCTCATTTGGAAGATGCTGAACAGCAATGCTCTTAAACGTCAGCATATCCTATTCCTTACCGACCGGAACAGTCTTAAAGATCAGGCCTATCGGGCATTTGCTGCTTTTTCGGCGGACGAACGGGTCACTATTGATAAGGAAACTATATCTCAGGGCCAGCATCTTGTCGGCAAGATTTTCTTCGCCAACTATCAGAATCTCGATGAGGAGTTAAATGGCAAAAAGCTCTATGAATACTACGATCAGGATTTCTTCGATCTTGTCGTAATTGATGAGTGCCATCGGTCGGGTTTCGGTGACTGGTTTGGCGTGCTGGAGCATTTCAGCGGTGCACTTCAGCTCGGACTGACTGCTACGCCGCGAGAACTGGAAGAAGCCAGCCGGCCGCTGACCGCTGAAGAAAAACGGCGAGACACTTATGATTACTTTGGTGAGCCTATTTATATCTACAGCCTGAAACAGGCTATTGAGGATGGCTATCTTGTTCCTTATCTACTGGAAGAACGTATTACTAATGTTGATGAGGCTGGCTACACCGGTCCTGACGGCAAGCACTATACAACTGCAAACTTTGAACGCGATATTCGTATGCCTGACCGGACAAAGGCGATCGCTGAAGATCTTTGGGAAATTTCTGGAAAGTATGGGCTGCGCGATGATAAAACAATTATATTCTGTGTCGACGACACTCACGCAGCATTCATGGCCCAGGAGTTACGCCGCCTCTCCGGCGATAATGACTACGCAGCTCGTATCACTCGGGCTGAACGAAATAGCCATCAGCTTGAGCGCAATTTTGCGATTGTTGGTCCCAGTAATCCGCGTGTTGCAGTTACTGTGGATCTTTTGACTACCGGTTATGATGCCCCTGATGTAAAAAACATTGTCTTTGCGAGACCGCTGCGCAGTTCAATTCTCTACAAACAGATGAAGGGACGCGGCACCCGCCTTTGCGAGGACATTAATAAGCGCTACTTCACTATTTTTGACTATTCGGGTGCAAGTCAACTTGAAGATGCCGAGTTCGATGGACATCCTGCCAACCAACAAAAGGGAACGCTGCCAAAGTCCAAACCCAAAAAGAAGAGTGAAGACTCAGCTCCTAAGCCGGTGGGGGAAGGTGTCTCAGTCATCATTTCGGCTACAAATCGATACATCTGCCTTGCAGATGGCCGTAAGATTCCCTTTGAGGAATACACTGAGCAGTCCCGAGAGTTCATCTTGGATGTGTCTACTAAAAGCATCGATGAATTGTTATCCATCTGGATTGACAAGAAAAGTCGTCAGGAGCTTCGTGAAGAGTTACGCGATCATGATATATATCCATCGGCTTTTCGTCATTACCTGGAATTGCCGCAGACTGATGATGTCGATATTCTTGCCAAGATTGGATTTGACCTGGTCCGTGTTCCTACCCGCCATCAGAGGGTAGACAGGTTCTGGCAGAAGGATAAAGCATGGCTGCTTTCCCACTTTGGGATGGCACTTCCTAAAACAGCAGAGATCATTCCTTTTCCAAAACCGAATCCGGTTTCTCTTCCTTTGGCTGCCGAAGCTCCGGCAATCTACAAAACAGATGGTCAGCATAAACTTGAATTCTGGGAAACCGCGTTGGACCATTATGCACTTTTCGGAATAGACGACCTGGAGCAAGCGCGCACCTACGGCGCACCCCAGTTTGTCGATCAGTTCGGCAGCTTTCAGTCACTGACCCGCCATTACGGCGGTGCTCAATTATTAAAAACAGACTTAGAGGCAGTAAAAAAACATCTCTATGTCCCAATGAAGGCATAA
- a CDS encoding DUF2130 domain-containing protein, with protein sequence MEQTILCPHCNKEIPLTETLSHQIREGLQKEFEIEARERELAITKREKQVAGQLREIEVARNTVAQQVAEQLKIEETKLRQTAKAEAESAMKLELKDLQGQIASKDQRLKESQNNELELRKKARELDDRQKSLELEVARKIDEEREKIRDKAVEQFTENHRMKDLEKDKQLDDMRKTIDDLKRKAEQGSMQTQGEVLELDIEVLLKTCFPFDCVEPVSKGMRGADILQRVISSAGQNCGTIIWETKRTKAWSDGWIEKLKNDQREVRAEIAVIVTEALPKGMHTFGEVEGIWVTTPAIATHVAALLRSTLIQVNQATLSITNKDEKMELLYNYLSGPSFRHKVEAIVEAFVTIKADLDKEKRATTKMWAKRERQIEKVIMSTSGMYGDMQGIIGSSLPEIKMLDLEASSEDVDAGDEEII encoded by the coding sequence GTGGAACAGACAATTCTATGTCCCCATTGCAACAAAGAAATACCGCTGACAGAAACACTCTCTCACCAGATTAGGGAGGGGCTGCAGAAAGAGTTTGAGATTGAAGCGCGTGAGCGAGAACTCGCCATCACTAAAAGGGAGAAGCAGGTTGCAGGACAGCTCAGAGAAATCGAGGTCGCAAGAAACACGGTAGCTCAGCAGGTGGCGGAGCAGCTGAAGATTGAAGAGACAAAGCTGAGGCAAACCGCGAAGGCAGAGGCTGAATCTGCCATGAAGTTGGAACTCAAGGATCTTCAAGGGCAAATTGCATCAAAAGACCAGAGACTGAAAGAATCTCAGAATAACGAACTGGAACTCAGGAAGAAGGCAAGAGAACTCGATGATCGTCAGAAAAGTCTTGAGCTGGAGGTGGCCAGGAAGATAGATGAGGAACGAGAGAAGATTCGAGATAAGGCTGTAGAGCAGTTTACCGAGAATCACAGGATGAAGGATCTTGAAAAAGACAAACAGCTTGATGACATGCGAAAAACAATAGATGATCTCAAGAGGAAGGCTGAACAAGGTTCAATGCAGACACAGGGCGAGGTGCTGGAACTGGACATTGAGGTGCTGCTGAAAACCTGCTTTCCATTCGATTGTGTCGAGCCGGTGTCAAAAGGCATGAGAGGCGCCGACATCCTTCAAAGGGTGATAAGTTCCGCAGGTCAGAATTGCGGAACCATCATATGGGAGACAAAGAGGACAAAGGCTTGGAGCGACGGATGGATCGAAAAGCTGAAAAACGATCAGAGAGAAGTGAGAGCGGAGATCGCTGTCATCGTTACGGAGGCACTCCCAAAAGGTATGCATACCTTTGGCGAAGTCGAAGGAATATGGGTAACCACCCCGGCCATCGCCACCCATGTAGCAGCACTCCTTAGGTCTACCTTGATACAGGTCAATCAGGCGACGTTATCGATTACAAATAAGGACGAAAAAATGGAACTTCTTTACAACTATCTATCAGGTCCGTCCTTCAGACATAAAGTCGAGGCCATTGTTGAGGCGTTCGTTACCATAAAAGCGGACCTTGATAAGGAAAAACGGGCGACAACAAAAATGTGGGCGAAACGAGAGCGTCAGATTGAAAAGGTAATCATGAGCACTTCAGGGATGTACGGAGATATGCAGGGTATCATCGGTTCATCCCTTCCGGAGATCAAGATGCTCGATCTGGAAGCCAGCAGTGAAGACGTAGATGCAGGCGACGAAGAAATCATATAA